One region of Phaeocystidibacter marisrubri genomic DNA includes:
- a CDS encoding sensor histidine kinase, with protein sequence MNLASLRILLLWLFFSSLSSHGQVVEFEIQNDNIGFISKLAYGHNRLWLVSEDNIWFHNGNDFSVFEGDSVLRGITVLDVAPSDSGIWIGTLKSGLGFYHLQKGKLSWPFATERGYPEIPYPRTGIILSVSDTGVWAQIHHFGLGFFDLRKTEITFFETDNINGVSQRGNHIVSGMFDYPNQPRQKIITTLGGVLILDLHTQTFFRYLPTDRDHLVGHANYSGDESRIRDAIVSDDSIYLATWGGGLLHMDLKSGFYHKYTHSLDLPSTGLKHNIARIYPESDSTFLLSHIYAGVFRFNKASKSFHLLTDPLANPLFGEAKDWTYIPGGIAWSENNKFYVLDTTHTNNWDILHAEGKVDALWKSPHFPLQSLLSINDTLIWKDGIQVIPVERYSDIISGVYRIDSSRVLLIRPNMIRLYTGNQLSLLEFPSSKFGTAGEIVTTHFEAVTQKLTLGTKGTGIHQFDFRTNEWRSYQNPSLLEFWIKCMDRHGDRWCVVTENSILLTNSEFAPLQSVNFKEIAELPAGMIPNGVEWVDESHIRLFGKEDGIYVIQLHNLQISEKYIPTDYHSTRFNQYCFWNDTYLIGTDNGLLKIGRDSSPVLFGPSYQLQNVNHLVQDGNVLHFVNGRKHYRWTSPFTISRSPLLSSPIIQSFRAMGKSIHPINEITLQPSQNWLEWQIVASNFHNPNKGDVYVQLKGISDNWRKLNGEENFSISNLDPGTYILNAKTYQSDLGFSPVYNLMSVRILPEWYQRWWFYLLMMITVGAAAYSIYRYRIAQIEREQRIEFEYKDQLRSLEMRMLRVQMNPHFIFNALNSVRYYILKEDKNTASDYLAKFSKLLRFILNLSNQENVSLHEEIQGVKNYIEFEQIRFNKKFTFEIEIGTDLNTQQIVIQPMIIQPFIENAIWHGLMPLETNGHLKLSVQKEGNHLIITISDNGVGRESALSKNSKAHKSFGLSITAERLKSLSEMKKREAKFEITDLFEDGEPSGTRVKITMPYESSHS encoded by the coding sequence TTGTGGCTGTTTTTCAGCTCCCTCTCCTCTCATGGCCAGGTGGTGGAATTCGAAATTCAAAATGACAACATCGGATTCATCAGCAAGCTCGCGTATGGCCACAACCGACTTTGGCTTGTTTCTGAAGACAACATCTGGTTTCACAACGGAAATGACTTCTCCGTTTTTGAAGGAGATAGCGTTCTTCGTGGCATTACGGTATTAGATGTAGCTCCCTCTGATAGTGGAATATGGATAGGCACATTAAAGTCAGGATTGGGCTTTTATCATTTACAAAAGGGAAAATTGAGTTGGCCTTTTGCCACGGAACGAGGATATCCAGAAATCCCTTACCCAAGAACTGGAATAATCCTCAGTGTATCGGACACGGGAGTCTGGGCACAGATTCATCACTTCGGATTGGGTTTCTTTGACCTTAGAAAAACTGAAATCACCTTCTTTGAGACGGACAACATTAATGGTGTAAGCCAAAGAGGAAATCACATTGTTTCTGGGATGTTTGATTATCCCAATCAACCCCGACAGAAAATCATTACCACGTTAGGGGGAGTTCTAATTCTCGATTTACACACCCAGACCTTTTTTCGATATCTCCCCACAGACCGCGATCACTTAGTAGGCCACGCGAACTATTCTGGTGATGAATCTAGAATCAGGGATGCTATCGTTTCGGACGATTCCATCTATCTCGCAACCTGGGGAGGAGGCCTCCTGCACATGGACTTAAAAAGTGGTTTCTATCACAAATACACTCACTCCCTAGATCTTCCTTCCACCGGACTTAAGCACAACATCGCTCGGATCTATCCTGAGTCTGATTCCACCTTTCTCCTTTCACATATTTATGCAGGAGTCTTCCGGTTCAATAAAGCGAGCAAGTCGTTTCATCTCTTGACAGACCCTCTTGCTAACCCCTTGTTTGGAGAAGCTAAGGATTGGACATATATACCAGGTGGAATTGCGTGGAGTGAAAACAACAAATTCTATGTGCTAGACACGACTCACACCAATAATTGGGATATCCTTCACGCTGAAGGCAAGGTAGATGCGCTGTGGAAATCACCACACTTCCCACTTCAGTCGCTCCTTAGCATTAATGACACCTTGATATGGAAGGATGGGATTCAAGTTATTCCCGTAGAGCGATATTCCGATATCATTTCTGGAGTATACCGAATAGACTCGTCTCGAGTTCTCTTGATCCGACCAAACATGATTCGCCTCTACACGGGAAACCAACTCTCTTTGCTGGAGTTTCCTTCCAGTAAATTTGGAACTGCTGGTGAAATTGTAACCACTCATTTTGAAGCGGTCACCCAAAAGTTGACACTGGGGACCAAAGGAACGGGAATACATCAATTCGATTTCCGCACCAATGAATGGCGTTCCTATCAAAATCCTTCACTTTTAGAATTCTGGATTAAATGCATGGACAGGCATGGAGATAGATGGTGCGTTGTAACTGAAAATTCCATCCTACTTACCAATAGTGAGTTCGCACCTCTTCAATCTGTCAACTTTAAAGAAATAGCCGAACTCCCTGCTGGCATGATTCCCAATGGTGTAGAGTGGGTGGATGAATCGCACATAAGACTGTTTGGTAAAGAAGACGGCATTTACGTCATTCAACTCCACAACTTACAGATTAGTGAAAAGTACATACCAACGGATTACCACTCTACACGATTCAACCAGTACTGCTTTTGGAACGACACCTATTTAATCGGCACCGACAATGGATTGCTGAAAATTGGTCGAGATTCTTCACCTGTACTTTTTGGTCCGTCCTACCAATTACAGAATGTAAATCACCTAGTTCAAGACGGCAACGTGCTACACTTTGTGAATGGGAGAAAGCACTACCGTTGGACTTCTCCATTTACCATTTCAAGATCTCCTCTACTCTCTTCGCCCATCATTCAATCTTTTAGAGCTATGGGCAAATCCATTCATCCCATCAATGAAATAACACTCCAGCCCTCCCAAAACTGGCTTGAATGGCAAATCGTTGCATCCAATTTCCACAATCCCAATAAGGGCGACGTATATGTTCAACTAAAAGGCATATCGGATAACTGGAGAAAATTGAATGGCGAAGAAAATTTCTCTATTTCCAATTTGGATCCAGGCACCTACATTCTCAATGCCAAAACATACCAATCTGACTTGGGCTTTAGTCCCGTTTATAATTTGATGTCCGTTCGGATTCTTCCTGAATGGTACCAAAGGTGGTGGTTCTACCTTCTCATGATGATTACTGTGGGTGCCGCTGCCTATTCTATTTATAGATATCGAATTGCGCAAATTGAGCGAGAGCAACGTATCGAATTTGAATACAAGGATCAGTTGAGAAGTTTGGAAATGCGAATGCTTCGCGTTCAAATGAACCCACACTTTATTTTCAATGCTCTTAATTCGGTTCGATATTACATCTTAAAGGAAGACAAGAATACAGCCTCAGATTACCTTGCAAAGTTCTCTAAACTCCTTCGGTTCATTCTCAACTTAAGCAATCAAGAGAATGTGAGTCTACATGAAGAAATTCAGGGTGTGAAGAACTATATAGAATTTGAACAAATCCGATTCAACAAGAAGTTCACCTTTGAAATTGAAATAGGTACAGATCTGAACACTCAGCAGATTGTAATTCAACCTATGATTATTCAGCCGTTTATTGAAAATGCCATTTGGCACGGCCTCATGCCCCTTGAAACCAACGGGCATTTGAAACTATCGGTTCAAAAAGAAGGCAATCACCTTATCATTACCATTTCAGATAATGGTGTGGGTAGGGAAAGTGCTTTGAGCAAGAACAGTAAAGCACACAAATCTTTTGGATTGAGCATTACAGCTGAGCGACTCAAATCGCTGTCAGAAATGAAAAAACGGGAGGCCAAGTTTGAAATCACCGATCTATTTGAAGACGGAGAACCGAGCGGAACCCGAGTTAAAATCACCATGCCATATGAAAGCTCTCATAGTTGA
- a CDS encoding LytR/AlgR family response regulator transcription factor, which translates to MKALIVDDEVHSSEITEMLVAENCPDILQIDRTNKPDEAVTMLKNMGYDILFLDIEMPGMNGFELLKKVDSPLPSVIFTTAYDQFALEAFRAHAIDYLVKPIVVEDLITAVQKAIRSRKSEKEQHLVELLQSTLGAPQLQKLAIGSMGGIDWVPYSKVIRCTSDSNYTTVVTEDGQHILSKTLKQVEEQLPDSIFMRVHASHVVNLNHINSYRRGAGGTLVMSNKENIPVSRQHKSELLRKMGA; encoded by the coding sequence ATGAAAGCTCTCATAGTTGACGACGAAGTTCACAGCTCAGAAATCACTGAGATGTTAGTTGCCGAAAATTGTCCAGACATCCTTCAAATAGACCGCACCAACAAACCTGATGAAGCGGTAACCATGTTGAAGAATATGGGCTACGATATACTTTTCTTGGACATTGAAATGCCAGGCATGAATGGTTTTGAATTGCTGAAGAAAGTAGATTCTCCACTTCCCAGCGTCATATTCACAACGGCATATGATCAATTCGCGCTTGAAGCATTTAGAGCGCATGCCATTGATTACCTCGTAAAGCCCATTGTAGTTGAGGACTTAATTACGGCCGTTCAAAAAGCAATCCGTTCTAGAAAGTCGGAAAAAGAGCAACATTTAGTTGAACTTCTTCAGTCAACTTTAGGCGCACCCCAGTTACAAAAGCTCGCCATTGGCAGCATGGGCGGAATTGATTGGGTTCCCTACAGCAAAGTAATTCGTTGCACCAGCGATTCCAACTACACTACAGTAGTAACCGAAGATGGGCAGCATATTCTATCCAAAACCTTAAAACAGGTAGAAGAGCAATTGCCAGATTCCATTTTCATGCGCGTTCACGCTTCACATGTAGTCAACCTTAACCACATTAACAGTTACAGGAGGGGGGCTGGCGGAACATTAGTGATGAGTAATAAAGAGAACATCCCCGTATCTCGTCAACACAAATCGGAATTGCTCCGAAAAATGGGCGCCTAA
- a CDS encoding T9SS type A sorting domain-containing protein, with the protein MRKLLLAIVTIALATLQTFAQLCSVPGDDAQWSPNFGYPGLQQGQVNDMIEGDDGLLYVCGYGAQNFGGDSRVKFVGAWDGTRWHIVPGIGCSQCGFGTSHVTAITKGKNGDLYFAGIFKAAENPNGSIVYSKNIIRYNVFTKTYSPVGTGIGGSGSLSFEDLEWRRDTLFVGGKFTEGYTATDTVQLTNVALFDEVSNTWNNLNGGVYSSVGYQNGTVHDIEIGPNNSVFIGGQFDVSGDLHSLNGIGKWSASSGWDSLAGGVHQTTSYSISPGSVQSMQYDHANNKLYVGGVFGDFIASAGVYQQRGLAVFDGLSWTKIRSIGVPVSTTAFSVRGMHLDTANAELYIAGDFRKYSNYGGVNPSPGNGIVKLNLSTLLFDELEDGVTEGLMVHCVAPYNGHLYLGGTFNSVNDTVSAFGFASWDGSHLHSYGNGVSGGSNTIYAMEKYGSGTIVAGYFTNAGPLQNLNSVAFWNGNEWEDLGIRFNTPYAKQVKALKLQGNELWVGGRIDGIIDDNSDGIGRFNLNTRTWTVFGTGISGNNRRINAIEVFQGEVYIAGSFTSIDGTPANNMAKFNGTSWVAIGNFTHYSDEIMALENQGDSLLFIGGEIYSHNGDASQSDLVVYDGSQFSSIWPTFNGYRVVRALAQDTARGVMYVVGNGLETVNSSSSVFNNNVAAVVAISSQKVITGYDLGMTAQERYNTYTHAVDVDSSGNIILGGRIPTANGFEIYHVARVSPSGTAGFFGSGVDVQMNSDRVYAISAADNGYFFGGTFTTAGSMPSYKIGFYGRDSFIPVLPNADISMDTITSTGQYVIRPDEFNSNNSYYWTNGDSTASATIFSSGMYTLFVTTPNGCNAEDSIYVQILPTPFMVGGNDDGYSSTIRAVNDPSFYTGTTSDGHALQQVLVLEPSFFAGQQSDGFTLAKLKLTSPAFFRGGIGDGFNQAETNFIDINLSNFSLSGSSGANPQVVTAEFTNLSFDPVYDFDLSLFENGQYMWTETINDTLYPGQPKSIALQNTYSPTISGPLSICGVIEHPNDVIAANDTSCVNFTSTISIEEDENDGMVIYPNPADASVSVYLGTAQDFHTLLLMDSRGKILRERNVNHEEEVQINTMHLPSGIYMIRLIGQSSQRVSRVMIVH; encoded by the coding sequence ATGAGAAAGCTACTTTTGGCAATAGTAACGATTGCACTGGCTACTTTACAGACCTTTGCTCAGTTGTGTTCAGTACCTGGTGATGACGCCCAATGGAGCCCCAATTTTGGGTATCCTGGTTTGCAACAAGGCCAAGTAAATGACATGATAGAAGGTGATGACGGCCTTTTGTATGTGTGCGGCTATGGTGCGCAAAACTTTGGTGGAGATTCCAGAGTGAAATTTGTAGGAGCTTGGGATGGTACAAGATGGCACATTGTGCCTGGAATTGGATGTTCACAATGTGGATTTGGAACATCACATGTTACAGCCATTACCAAAGGAAAAAACGGAGACTTGTACTTCGCTGGAATCTTCAAAGCAGCGGAAAATCCAAACGGCTCAATTGTTTACTCGAAAAACATTATTCGTTACAACGTTTTCACCAAAACATATTCTCCCGTTGGAACAGGCATAGGCGGCTCGGGATCCTTGAGTTTTGAAGATCTAGAATGGAGGAGAGATACGCTATTTGTGGGTGGGAAATTCACAGAAGGCTATACCGCAACCGACACTGTTCAACTCACCAATGTAGCCCTGTTTGATGAGGTTTCGAATACATGGAACAATCTGAATGGCGGTGTATACAGTTCTGTTGGCTATCAGAATGGCACAGTACACGACATTGAAATAGGTCCAAATAACTCTGTCTTCATTGGAGGACAGTTTGATGTTTCCGGTGATTTACACAGCTTGAATGGAATTGGAAAATGGAGCGCCAGTTCTGGTTGGGACAGTTTAGCTGGAGGTGTTCACCAAACCACTTCCTATAGCATAAGTCCCGGCTCCGTACAATCTATGCAATACGATCATGCCAACAACAAGCTGTACGTAGGTGGAGTGTTTGGGGATTTCATTGCTTCGGCAGGAGTTTACCAACAAAGAGGATTGGCCGTATTTGATGGTCTTAGCTGGACAAAAATACGATCCATTGGTGTACCTGTATCAACGACCGCGTTCTCGGTTAGAGGTATGCATCTAGATACAGCAAACGCCGAACTCTACATTGCGGGCGACTTTAGAAAATACAGCAATTATGGAGGCGTAAATCCTTCTCCTGGAAATGGTATTGTCAAATTAAACCTGAGCACATTGTTGTTTGATGAGTTGGAAGATGGAGTAACCGAAGGTCTCATGGTCCATTGCGTGGCTCCCTACAACGGACACCTCTATCTAGGCGGCACCTTCAATTCAGTAAACGATACCGTTAGCGCTTTTGGCTTCGCCTCATGGGATGGAAGCCATTTACACTCTTATGGCAATGGGGTATCCGGCGGATCGAACACCATATATGCCATGGAAAAATATGGCAGCGGAACCATTGTGGCCGGTTACTTCACCAATGCCGGCCCGTTACAAAACCTAAATAGCGTTGCTTTCTGGAATGGAAATGAATGGGAAGACCTCGGAATTCGATTCAACACACCCTACGCAAAACAAGTAAAAGCGCTCAAACTTCAAGGCAATGAACTATGGGTTGGAGGTAGAATTGATGGGATAATTGATGACAACAGTGATGGAATTGGCAGATTCAATTTGAACACCCGTACTTGGACGGTATTTGGCACTGGTATTAGCGGAAACAACCGTAGAATTAATGCTATTGAAGTATTCCAAGGAGAAGTGTACATCGCCGGTTCATTCACGTCAATTGATGGGACACCTGCCAATAACATGGCTAAGTTCAACGGAACATCCTGGGTAGCAATTGGCAACTTTACTCACTATTCGGATGAGATTATGGCATTAGAAAATCAGGGCGATTCTCTTTTGTTCATAGGTGGGGAAATCTACTCACACAACGGCGACGCGAGTCAGTCGGATTTAGTGGTGTATGATGGCTCTCAATTCTCCTCTATCTGGCCAACATTTAATGGTTACAGGGTGGTCCGAGCTTTAGCGCAAGACACTGCTAGAGGCGTGATGTACGTTGTAGGCAATGGCCTTGAGACGGTGAACTCAAGTAGTTCTGTATTTAATAACAACGTGGCGGCTGTTGTAGCTATCTCTAGTCAGAAAGTAATAACGGGTTATGATTTAGGGATGACAGCTCAAGAGCGATACAACACTTACACACATGCTGTAGATGTAGACTCCAGTGGAAATATCATTCTTGGAGGAAGAATTCCAACTGCAAATGGCTTTGAAATTTACCACGTGGCACGTGTGAGTCCTAGTGGAACCGCAGGCTTCTTTGGATCTGGTGTAGACGTTCAAATGAACTCCGACCGTGTTTACGCCATCTCAGCTGCAGACAATGGCTACTTCTTTGGAGGAACATTCACAACAGCGGGCAGTATGCCTTCATATAAAATTGGATTCTACGGACGTGACTCCTTCATTCCTGTTTTACCGAACGCGGATATTTCAATGGATACAATTACATCAACCGGTCAATATGTAATCCGTCCTGATGAGTTCAACTCGAACAACTCGTACTATTGGACTAATGGCGATTCTACCGCTAGCGCAACTATATTCTCCAGTGGGATGTACACCCTGTTTGTGACGACACCCAATGGATGTAATGCGGAAGATTCTATCTACGTGCAAATTCTACCTACTCCTTTCATGGTTGGCGGTAATGATGATGGATATAGCAGCACGATTAGGGCTGTAAATGATCCTAGTTTTTACACAGGAACAACAAGTGATGGCCACGCTTTACAACAAGTCCTCGTACTAGAACCATCCTTCTTTGCAGGTCAGCAAAGCGATGGATTCACGCTGGCTAAGCTGAAACTAACTTCTCCTGCATTCTTTAGAGGTGGCATAGGGGATGGATTCAACCAAGCAGAAACGAATTTCATCGATATCAACCTCTCGAATTTTAGCTTGAGTGGGAGCTCAGGTGCCAATCCACAAGTGGTAACTGCGGAGTTTACCAATCTGTCATTTGATCCTGTTTACGACTTCGACCTTTCCTTGTTTGAGAATGGTCAGTATATGTGGACAGAGACCATAAACGACACCTTATACCCCGGACAACCAAAATCAATTGCACTTCAAAACACCTATTCACCAACGATTTCTGGACCACTAAGCATTTGCGGGGTGATTGAACACCCTAATGATGTCATTGCTGCAAATGATACCTCTTGTGTCAACTTTACTTCCACTATATCCATAGAAGAAGATGAAAACGACGGCATGGTCATTTATCCTAATCCTGCGGATGCAAGTGTGTCCGTCTATCTGGGAACAGCGCAAGATTTTCACACCTTACTATTGATGGACAGTAGAGGCAAAATCCTCCGAGAAAGAAATGTGAACCACGAAGAAGAGGTTCAAATCAACACCATGCACCTTCCGTCAGGCATCTACATGATCCGCCTGATAGGCCAAAGCTCACAAAGAGTGAGTAGGGTGATGATTGTGCATTAG